Part of the Kitasatospora sp. NBC_00374 genome is shown below.
CCGGCCCAGCGCAGCGCCTCGTACGCGAGGTGCGAGGCGGTCAGCAGCGCGGTGACGCCCAGGGAGGTGAGGGTGCCCCAGATCAGCGTGCCGGTCTGGATGCCCAGTACCACGCCCCAGGCCTGCCGCCGCCGACCGAGTGCGGCCGTGCGCAGGATCAGCGCGGTGTCCAGACCGGGGGTGAGCGTGAGGAGTCCGACGACCAGGGTGAACGACCACAGTGCGGTGCCGAGTGCCATGGGGCACAAGACTAGCGTCCGGGTCGGTCGGCGGGTCGGCCCCGTGTGGCATCCCGGGCCGGGGCAGGTGGTCCGCTCAGTATGGGGTGGTGTCCCCCTTCAACCTGAGCTCGGCCTTCATCACCTTCTTCGCCGTGGTCGGCCCGCCGAAGGTGCTGCTCTCCTTCGCCCACGTGGCCCGGGACCGCACCAGCCAGGAGCTGATCCGGGTCGCGCTGGTCAGTTCGGCCATCGCCGCGCTGCTCGGCATCGTCGTGGCGTACTCCTCGGACTTCCTCACCGACTTCTTCCACATCGGCGACGAGTCGCTCAAGCTCGCCGGTGGGCTGATCTTCACGGTCTACGCGATCGCGCTGGTCCTCGGCCTGCACCTGGGCGGCTCGCAGGACGGCGGGGAACTGCCCAACCAGCTC
Proteins encoded:
- a CDS encoding MarC family protein, whose protein sequence is MSPFNLSSAFITFFAVVGPPKVLLSFAHVARDRTSQELIRVALVSSAIAALLGIVVAYSSDFLTDFFHIGDESLKLAGGLIFTVYAIALVLGLHLGGSQDGGELPNQLAEGVRELLLPFVASPLAMTAVLVETIGENGWGWNTTIAVAYTAVVAIDLVCVILLAPVLRRTHQTSLEVLSRLLGLLLAAVGVELFLAGLVSLGVPMGGSH